From Sphingobium sp. B2D3C:
CAGCGCCGCCTTGGCGAGGCCGGGGCCGATCGCGGCGGCGATGTCCGCCGGCGTGGTGCCGCGCGCAACCTCGCGCTGCGAGCCATCGGGGAGCGTGATTGTCACCTGTTGCGTCATCGGTCTGGTTCCTGCTGTGCGGCTTGCCGCTTAGGCAAGTGCGATAGACTTGGGAAGAGGCGGAACGGGCCGGATGCGCATGACCGCCCCGATCCGCTGCTGGGATGGGGCCTTCGGTCCTGCGCGCTTCAATCGATGAGGCGCGTGCCGACGACCCCGGTGCTAGTCCGGGTGGTGGGCGTGGTCGCGGCTGTGAAGCGCAGACGAGGCATGGCGGCTTTCATAAGGGGAGCGCGGAGGTTTGTCACCTGCTGGCGGGCATTCCTTACAGCGTCGTCGATTCAGCGCAGCCGAGCAAGCATCGACGCCGCATATGCCGCATAAGGGCCGATCCAGCGCTCGTGGATCGCGTGGATGGGCAGTGCGTCGAGGTGATTCCACCGCTCGCGCCCACGCTTCTCGGCGATCACCAGCCCGGCGCTTTCCAGCACGCCCAGATGCTGCATGACCGTGCAGCGATCCAGCTCCGGCAGGAGCGCGCACAGCATCCCGGTGGTCTGAGGGCCGCCCTTGAGCGCATCGAGCATCCGGCGGCGGGCGCGGTGACCGAGCGCCTTGAACAGCGCGTCGGCGGCATCCTCATTGTCCGTATCGGGCCTTGCGATTTCAGTCTGCGTTGACATGTTATGTTTTTATAACATATGAGTCGCCCGATCAAGAGTCGGTGGTGCTTCCTTTGCGAGAGGATAGAGCATGGAACTGAAGTTCACGGTCGGCGGGCGGATCGCCAAGCCGGTGCATGAGGTGTTTGAGGCCGTGGTGAACCCGGCCCACCTCTCCCAATTCTTCACCACGGGCGGGGCACAGGGGCGACTGGAACCCGGTGCAACGGTGACCTGGGACTTTCATGACTTTCCCGGCGCCTTCCCCGTCGAGGTGATCGAGGTGGAGCAGAATGCCTGCATCGTGTTGCGCTGGGCCGGCGCGGACGACGCCGTGACGCCGGACGCGCAGGGCCGCGCGCTCACCACCGTGACAATGACCTTCGCCGCGCTGGACGACGGACGAACCCATGTGCAGATCAGCGAGGAAGGCTGGCGCGACAATGCGGCGGGCCTCAAAGCGTCCTACGGCAATTGCGAAGGCTGGACCGGCATGCTCTGCGCCATGCGCATGTGGCTGGAGCATTGGGTAAATCTGCGCGACGGATTTTATAAGTGACGGCCTGTCCCTGCGCACTGACCTGACGGGAACTCACCCCGTCACCAATCCGTCATCCTCCCTTCATGTGCGTGACGCCGTTCCGTCACCTCCCTGACGCAACGCCTCCCTATCTGCCGCCCCCAGAACAAAACCTGCTTTTGGGGACTCACCACAATGAAACCGCTTTACCCGACTTTCCGGGCCGCTTTGCTGTGCTCGGCCATTCTGCTTGCCACGCCTGCCCTCGCACAATCCGCGCCCGTTCCGGAGGCCGAGAGCGAGGCCGGTGCGGACGGTGACACCATCGTCGTCACCGGCCAGCGCCGCGCGCAATATGAGGCGACGGCGGAGAAGCGCGAGGCGTTTGCGGTGATGGATGCGATCTCCGCCGACGATATCGGCAAGCTGCCGGACCATAATACGGCGGCGGCGCTGCGGCGCATTCCGGGCCTTTCCGTCCAAGAGGATCAGGGCGAACCGCGCTTCCCGGTGCTGCGTGGCCTGCAATCCACCTACAACCGCACGACGGTGGACGGCGCGCTGGTGGCGGGCGTGGATTCGGGCGGGCGCACGGTGCCGCTGGACATCGTGCCCTCCGTGATGGCGGGGCGGATCGAGGTCATCAAGACGGTGACGCCGGAGAATGACGCCAATGCCGTCGGCGGCATCATCAATATCACCACCCGCAGCGCCTTCGATGCCGGCCGGCCGTTCTTCAACGGCATCGCCTCTTATGGCATTTATGAGCAGCATGGCGAGGTGCGAAACAGCAAGCCCTCCTACCGGTTGGCCTTTGCCGCCGGCACCACCTTCGGCGCGGACGACGAATGGGGCATCGTGATCGGCGCGAGCCAGGAGCAGCTCGATTACGACATTCCGCAGATCGAGGTCGCCAGCCCCTCAGTGCGCGAATATACCGCCGCCGGCGCCCCGGTGGACAGCGGCGCGGCGACCGGCAACGGCATCCAGGTGCCGACCCAGCACCGCCTCTTCTGG
This genomic window contains:
- a CDS encoding ArsR/SmtB family transcription factor: MSTQTEIARPDTDNEDAADALFKALGHRARRRMLDALKGGPQTTGMLCALLPELDRCTVMQHLGVLESAGLVIAEKRGRERWNHLDALPIHAIHERWIGPYAAYAASMLARLR
- a CDS encoding SRPBCC family protein; protein product: MELKFTVGGRIAKPVHEVFEAVVNPAHLSQFFTTGGAQGRLEPGATVTWDFHDFPGAFPVEVIEVEQNACIVLRWAGADDAVTPDAQGRALTTVTMTFAALDDGRTHVQISEEGWRDNAAGLKASYGNCEGWTGMLCAMRMWLEHWVNLRDGFYK